The Macadamia integrifolia cultivar HAES 741 chromosome 3, SCU_Mint_v3, whole genome shotgun sequence genome segment CTGGATCAACAATCAGGaaaaagtaaatgaaaaaagataaaaacaacAGCTACAGCAACAGATTCAAGAAAAGGAAACAGACAAGAGAGAAAGCACTGGCAGAAGAGTCGgtcaataaaaaatgacacatctGTAAAGACAGCACAGGCAATCCGATTCATGATTCATTAAGGATCCAAAGATGAAAGCTCACACTAGCATGGCATCCTCAACTGTTGATGCAATTGGTCCAATAATTTCCACAGTCCCACAATCACAGAGTGCTCTGAAAAATGAAACTCAGAAGAGTTAAACTTGAATTGCTGATGCCAGATGAAGCCCAAAATGATTCTGAACTTATCAGTTAGATACAAATTGAAATAAAGCTAAACAGAGCAGTATATTATCATGCCTTGAAAAGTGGAAACAAAAAATCATCGCTGATAAGGAGAATTCATGTCATTATCCTCAGACGATAAATAAAACCATTCAAACTTCTTCGGTATCACAGGAAAGATAAGAGAAAATTTGGTCCAACTACGGGACAAGAAGCTTAGCAATATATCTAAACCAGTGATAGCCCATTTATTCCCCATTACTATGATTAAAtactttcatttcttccttgaacatgtatcatatatttttcttttcaagtcaAATAATCAGCAAGGTTTCAACTGGTTCAGCCAGAAAAGTCTGTGCCATGTTGTCACTAAGACCTGGGATCGAGTCCGGCTTTCACCTTACTACCTGTCCCCCTAGCTTTCCACTAAAGTGTGTACATGTAGCTAGGCATCATGAACCATTGGGTCTAAATGTTTCAACCTAGCTTTCGGATATAATCTAAATTGTGTTCAATTCATACAAATCTGGATCTGCAAATGGATCAGAATATCCTATCCCAACCTTAAAAGACTTTAAGGGATTCAGCAAGCCAGGAGGTTGGTTCTGGAATTCCCAACTGTATCCCTCTTCTAATTTCTAGATAGTTCATAATATTACACTACAAAGAGAATCTCAACTACGGAACCAGAAGATTTTNNNNNNNNNNNNNNNNNNNNNNNcacccaaaaaaaaaaaaaatcataacagGATTGGGTGAAATTCATGATAAAGTAAAATGCCAGAATCCCACGGATTATTATTTAAAGTTTCTGATAGTATTTTGAATAAATATGACAGAAGGATGTCATCTGACATGAAGATAAAAGGTTGACACCAGCAATGATTATTCAAAACCCTTTTTGTTCACCAGCCTACCCTTTCATGTCAGTCCGCCCATACGTTGTCTTCAACCCCACTACACCACAAAGTGAAGAAGGAATTCGTACTGAACCTGCCTTTTGCAGAAAAACAATGCAACAAAATTAGTATACATCTTAAAAACAGAATTGCTATCAATATTTCTAACATGTTGTACAACCTCCACCATCTGTTCCTAGTGCAGCTGAACATAGTCCAGAAGCTACAATTGCTGCTGGGCCAGAAGAAGATCCCCCAGTATACCTATCTAGTGCATGAGGGTTCCTTGCTGACCTGTAAAAAAACAGAGGTGCAGAGAATAGCGTGGTTATAAGGCAATTTAAAACATctgaggaggggggggggggatttcgGTTAGGAAGATGAGTAAAGGCCTCAGATGTAAAGTAATTACGCTATCTATGCATAAAAATAGAAGATTATAACAATTTTTAATAGGTAACATGTTAAAGTATTCAACATTTAGATAAAAAGGTAAAGAAgcatcaaaaggaaaaagatgaCAACTATATATGACATAATTCATTTTATCAATGTACTACATAAAGATGCCAACAATTGTTGTACAAGCTAACGCCCAGCTAACCAGTGaagtagagaaaaagaaagacgcATATAAGGTTTAAAAGGAGAATCCTTGATAAAAAAGCTTAAGAACACTGAGTACAAGCTGCAATTGATGCTTCAGTGCATGATAAAGCAAATTTCCAATATTCTGGGGAGATCTTAACGCTGTTGTGCAGATCCTTACCCATAGTTTACATTGTTTCCAGTAGTCCCGAGGCCCAATTCATGCATATTTGCCTTCCCTATAAAAATTACACCGCAGCATCGCAatcttgaaacagaaactgcATCTTCTTTAACATGACGGACCTCATGAAGCCATGTTGTTCCACCTGATACCCATCGAGAGCCAGGTTAAATATGTAGGCATCTCTAAGGAGAATAAGATATTTGTAGGAAGAACAAAAAAGATATTTACCCTTAGTTGGATGTGGGTAACAGTCTATATCATCCTTGATCGCCATGAAAATGCCATCCAAAATAGAAAGTGGTTTTCCTGCAGAACCACACGTCTATTAGCAAGAACCTGAAGGACAATGACAGCATAGCTCATCCATATCCAATGTATTGGGTACCAATAGCCTATTGCACAGAAGTCAGAAAGGTTACCAGGACCAGCATCTGGTAAAAGTACCTTCCTCAAACCTCTGTGTAGAAGCAGCAGCTTGTGTCCTCAGATCCTTGGCATTAAAGCTGATCAAGAATGGCATTGGGGGGCTCCTCTTGTTGAATTCCTCTGTGGCTGAGATAATTTTCTCCGCGACCTGTATATTGGAGATTCATTTCTCCCTTCACAGAATTATGTAAAGAAAAATGTCATAACACCACAGAATTTGCAGTTATTACCATTGAGGGGGTCACATGCCCAAATCGATAAGCATGTGCATAATCACGGATCTTCCAGTACAAAAATGGAAAGTCACCAGTCCAGTGATGTGCAGGATCATAAGATGGAAGGCACCTCAAAGCTAATTCAACACGGTCAACAGCACTACTATCTTCTTCCAAGATGACAACACCAGATTCCTTTTCTACATTCACAAAAATCATGCAACCAATGTTATTGGTACTACAGATGACCGTATTCTTATCTGAACCAGTTTACAGcagtttttttcttcctttcttttgtaaGTCTATCCTATTTACCAAGTTCCGCACTGCAATGGTACCTCGCTGATTGTTCTTACTCCCGAATTGCTTCTCACCTTCCGGAAATTTGCATAGCATTTCTATCCAAAAGATGATTCTTCAAATGGACATTTTCAAGACATACTAGTTTGTCAAAGTATAGAAAAAGGTCATTTTAGTTTTGTATGAAATGAAACCATTTTTTCTTAGTTATTCATATGCTCATTGATGGAATTTAACTGAGTTTTAATGAAGAAACTATGCACTATCAATcatttcattaaaaagaaaTGCACTGTTGAGGAGAGCAGAAACATGACTCTGGAACATAAACATCATTCTCTGGCCTATTTGgcccttttcttcttcaggTGCTTAAATTCATACAAAGAACCCCCCAccgtaaaaaggaaaaaaaaactgtggTCGGCATTGGCACGGGGATGAGGTCATCAATGAGTATAAGATATAAACCAAGTTCCAAATTAAACTTAAAACTTTAAAAGTAAATAAGACAGCAAGAACAGGAAAAACCTTGAGGTGGGAACTCCGGTCTATACATGGGTTTTTCTGGTATCACAGTCCTCCGCAGCATCTATAAATTAGAACATCCTGCCATCAGTCTCAACTCTCAAATGGCTACCACCACTGGAACAGTACAATAGGaactaaacaaataaaattcaatagGGGATCAAACCTCATCCATTCCGTTCTGCTTCTTCAATGATGATACGATTAAAGACCCTATGAGTGGAGCCTCTGCCAACCAAACGAATAACTTCAATTTGAAGCCAGTTAAATGAGGAGCTGCAAGAGATAAACCAAATAAGAAAACGTAATTCATCTCCACCAAACCAGCCCCATATGTTTACAATTGCATAAACTGAATCAAAACTAGTCCACATTAACAATCACCAGACAGAGAAGCAACAATGGGCAGAGTCGAAGCGAGCAAACCTTTTATGTCTTCACGTTCATACTTGACCGCAGTCAAGTCAACGTCCTCCACCGGCAACATCGCTCGCTTCTTGCCCATATCCTAAAACAAACACCCCACGCTGAACTCAAttcatttcaaagtttgatCTCAAGGACCATGATTTTAACGCAATAGCAAAAAACCCATTTCCAGAAAATtctcaagaaaaatgaaatcaacGATGATTTCCGTTTGATAGAGAGAGCATACCAGAGAGAGTTGGTTCTCTTTCTAAATTGTTGGGATTAACGAAAAGGAGGGTACTGGGTAGGTGGGTACTCGCTCTCTTCCTCCGTTTCTGGGTTAAACTTGGCAGAATTCACTTTTTGAGGAAGAAATTGCAGAGTCCAACACAACGACGCAATGCCGTTTCGCTGACTCTCTGCACCTATTGCGACCTATTACTTCTACACGCTTGTCTCTTCTGCAACTAAACGTTGACTATACGGGTGGGCATTAAACAAATACAC includes the following:
- the LOC122073111 gene encoding fatty acid amide hydrolase-like; the encoded protein is MGKKRAMLPVEDVDLTAVKYEREDIKAPHLTGFKLKLFVWLAEAPLIGSLIVSSLKKQNGMDEMLRRTVIPEKPMYRPEFPPQEKESGVVILEEDSSAVDRVELALRCLPSYDPAHHWTGDFPFLYWKIRDYAHAYRFGHVTPSMVAEKIISATEEFNKRSPPMPFLISFNAKDLRTQAAASTQRFEEGKPLSILDGIFMAIKDDIDCYPHPTKGGTTWLHEVRHVKEDAVSVSRLRCCGVIFIGKANMHELGLGTTGNNVNYGSARNPHALDRYTGGSSSGPAAIVASGLCSAALGTDGGGSVRIPSSLCGVVGLKTTYGRTDMKGALCDCGTVEIIGPIASTVEDAMLVYAAILGSSTADRISLHPSPPCLPNLTSHESSNALRSLRLGKYTEWFNDVYSTDISDKCEDVLNMLLRNHGCEIIKITIPELREMRTAHVVSIGSESLCGLNPDCEDGKNAQLTLDTRTNLALFRSFSASDYVASQRLRRRIMHYHMEIFKKVDIIVTPTTGITAPEIPPSSLDQGETNLQVSGYLMRFILAANLLGLPAISIPIGHDKQGLPIGLQLIGRPWAEASILRLASAVEELSTDSRKRPSTFYDILKGN